From the genome of Colwellia psychrerythraea 34H, one region includes:
- the gloB gene encoding hydroxyacylglutathione hydrolase, which yields MTNSHQIVTAINAFNDNYIWAISSQNNDKIALVDPGDAVVCIKYLQENNLALSAILITHHHSDHVGGIEKLLEYSKDKAWPVTVYGPATEKIAQLDITLKENDTVDLTELDCQFTVLDLPGHTKGHIAYYNDKMVFCGDTLFSGGCGRLFEGTPQQMHHSLTKLANLATDTLIYCAHEYTQANLAFALAVEPNNTDLHNYAEQVKVKRQQNQATIPTNIALELQINPFLRCHEESIKLAAQTYSNQNQPNDSEVFSAIRAWKDNF from the coding sequence CGCGTTTAATGATAATTATATTTGGGCTATTTCTAGTCAAAATAATGATAAAATTGCACTGGTCGACCCAGGTGATGCAGTAGTGTGTATAAAGTACCTGCAAGAAAATAACTTGGCGTTATCTGCCATTCTGATCACCCATCATCACAGCGATCATGTCGGTGGTATTGAAAAACTCCTTGAATACTCTAAAGATAAAGCGTGGCCTGTGACTGTTTATGGACCCGCTACTGAAAAGATTGCTCAACTAGATATCACACTTAAAGAGAACGATACTGTTGACTTAACGGAGCTTGATTGCCAATTTACTGTGCTCGATTTACCGGGTCACACTAAAGGTCACATTGCTTACTATAACGATAAAATGGTTTTCTGTGGTGACACCCTATTTTCAGGTGGTTGTGGTCGCTTGTTTGAAGGGACTCCTCAGCAAATGCATCACTCTCTGACTAAGCTAGCGAACTTAGCAACTGATACGTTAATCTATTGTGCCCATGAATATACCCAAGCGAACTTAGCCTTTGCTTTAGCAGTAGAGCCTAATAACACTGACCTGCATAACTATGCAGAGCAAGTAAAAGTGAAGCGTCAACAAAACCAAGCAACTATTCCAACTAATATAGCGCTTGAACTGCAGATAAACCCTTTTCTACGTTGCCATGAAGAGTCTATTAAACTTGCTGCACAAACTTATAGTAATCAAAATCAGCCTAATGATAGTGAGGTTTTTTCAGCGATTAGGGCTTGGAAGGATAATTTTTAA